Proteins encoded in a region of the Microbacterium neungamense genome:
- the pip gene encoding prolyl aminopeptidase, giving the protein MNLDALYPPIEPYETGELLVGDGNRVYWECSGNPDGKPVVFLHGGPGGGTSDWHRRFFDPEKYRIVLFDQRGCGRSTPHASDPAADLRYNTTWHLVADIELLRKNLGIQTWQVFGGSWGSTLALAYAQTHPDAVSDLVLRGIFTLRKHELEWFYEGGASALFPDAWAGYEEQIPVLERSRMIEAYHRRLFDPDPAVHVPAAQAWTRWEATAITLRPDAELIERMTQPADATAFARIENHYFMHGGWLREGQLIENVDAIRGIPAVIVQGRYDVCTPMMTAWDLHRAWPEAELVIVDDAGHAASEPGIARALREATDRFAAAGRPVR; this is encoded by the coding sequence ATGAACCTGGACGCCCTGTATCCGCCGATCGAACCGTACGAGACGGGCGAGCTGCTCGTCGGGGACGGCAACCGCGTCTACTGGGAGTGCAGCGGCAACCCCGACGGCAAGCCGGTCGTGTTCCTGCACGGCGGCCCCGGCGGCGGCACCTCGGACTGGCACCGGCGCTTCTTCGACCCGGAGAAGTACCGGATCGTGCTTTTCGACCAGCGCGGATGCGGCCGCAGCACCCCGCACGCCAGCGACCCCGCCGCGGACCTGCGCTACAACACGACCTGGCACCTCGTCGCCGACATCGAGTTGCTGCGCAAGAACCTCGGCATCCAGACCTGGCAGGTCTTCGGCGGCTCGTGGGGCAGCACGCTCGCGCTCGCGTATGCGCAGACGCACCCGGATGCCGTGAGCGACCTGGTCCTGCGCGGGATCTTCACGCTCCGCAAGCACGAGCTGGAGTGGTTCTACGAGGGCGGGGCATCCGCTCTCTTCCCCGACGCCTGGGCGGGGTACGAGGAGCAGATCCCGGTGCTCGAGCGGAGCCGGATGATCGAGGCCTACCATCGCCGGCTGTTCGACCCCGACCCGGCGGTGCACGTGCCGGCGGCGCAGGCGTGGACGCGCTGGGAGGCCACGGCGATCACGCTGCGGCCGGATGCGGAGCTCATCGAGCGGATGACGCAGCCGGCGGATGCCACCGCGTTCGCGCGGATCGAGAACCACTACTTCATGCACGGCGGCTGGTTGCGCGAGGGACAGCTCATCGAGAACGTCGACGCGATCCGCGGCATCCCGGCCGTCATCGTGCAGGGGCGCTACGACGTGTGCACGCCGATGATGACCGCGTGGGATCTGCACCGGGCGTGGCCCGAGGCGGAGCTGGTCATCGTGGACGACGCCGGGCACGCGGCATCCGAGCCCGGCATCGCGCGCGCCCTCCGCGAGGCGACCGACCGCTTCGCCGCGGCGGGCCGGCCCGTCAGATGA
- a CDS encoding glutaredoxin family protein: protein MTSPASDTITMFGADWCRDCIRTKKQLDELGIEYTYVDLVADPAAAEVAKEISGRTNIPVVVYPDASHHVEPSNADVEAKLRELSLI, encoded by the coding sequence ATGACTTCTCCCGCATCCGACACGATCACGATGTTCGGCGCCGACTGGTGCCGCGACTGCATCCGCACGAAGAAGCAGCTCGACGAGCTCGGCATCGAGTACACCTACGTCGACCTGGTCGCCGACCCGGCCGCCGCGGAGGTGGCGAAGGAGATCTCGGGCCGCACGAACATCCCGGTGGTGGTCTACCCGGACGCCTCGCACCACGTCGAGCCCTCGAACGCGGACGTCGAGGCGAAGCTGCGCGAGCTGTCGCTCATCTGA